The Tepidamorphus gemmatus sequence GGTGATGGAAATCCCGGGGCGCATGGCCCAGACTCGCATGCGACGCCGCTCGAGGGAATCCCTCTCGGGATTCAAATGTCAGACGTGATCCACTAGAGATCGCACGGACCTTCGATCCGTCATTGGAGCTGAAGTACAACAAGTTCTACATCGGGCTCGCGCGCAACCGCCAGCCGTACAATTTCGTGACCTTCCGCCCGAAGAAGGGGCACATGACGCTGGAGCTAAAGCTGAAGCAGTCTGATGAGATTGATGCCAAGATCAATGGCGCAGGGCTCGACACCCTCGAATACAGCAAGAGATGGGGTCTGTATCGTATTCGCCTCGGGACGGGCGACGTCGAAAACCATAAGGATGCGATTGAGGAGCTGATGCGGCTCGCCTACGACTACCGCAACGGCTGACAAAGAAACCCCGCCTTTCGGCGGGGCTTCAGTCGTCGATCAAGGCCGTGTCAGGCCGCGGGCTTCAACGACCTCGACCAGTGGCTGGCCACTACAACACCGAACGGCCGCACCTCGGCTACCGAAACCAGGGGCGCAGGCCGATCGAGACGATCAACTCATTCGTCAGTCAAGAAGCTTAAGAGGACAGGTGATCAGCCCTTGGGCGATAAGATCAGCCTTGTAAGGCCCCGACCAGCGCCGGGGCTTTTTCGTGGACACAGTGCGGACACCAACCAGCCGATGTCCAAATTCCGCCGCGACGTACCTGTAAGTAATTGCTTTTTCAGGGATTTTGGTGAGCCCGGTGGGACTCGAACCCACGGCCTACTGATTAAAAGTCAGTTGCTCTACCGGCTGAGCTACGGGCTCGGAAGTGCCGGGACCGTAGGGGTCCGCAGGCTATCGGTCAAGCTCAAGCTCGCCTCCGCGCGCCGCGCGCCTGGCACCCTGTGGTCAGATCCGGATCGCGCCGGAGAGCGTAAAATGGGTTATGATCAAGATGGTCGACAGTCAAAGCATGTTCCGGGTACGGGCCTGGCGTCGCTGGCTGCTTGTGGTGGCTGGCGCGGTGATGTTCGCCAGTGTCTCGGCGACCGCCTCCGCCGAGAAGAACCGCGACGCCACCGACGTCCAGCACATCATCGCCGACCAGATCGCCGCATTCGCGGCCGGAGACAGCGCCCGCGCCTTCGCCCACGCCGCCCCGTCGATCCAGATGCGCTTCCGCACTCCGGCGATTTTCATGCGGATGGTCGAACAAGGTTATGAGCCGGTCTTCCGTCCGCGCAGCTTTGCCTTCGCCGACTTCACGGCAGAGGGCAACCGCGCCTTGCAGATGCTCGAAGTTGTCGGTCCCGACGGCGCCTTCTGGGTCGCGGTCTATACCCTCGAGAAACAGCCGGACGGAACCTGGCGCATCAGCGGCTGCTACCTGCGACCCGGGACCGGGGCCTGATCATCCGCGCGGCGGAATGTCGCCTGCCGCCCAAGCGCGCCGAATCGCCTCGGCATGGTCAGCGAGCCTCCCCGCTGCGATCGCTGCGCGGATGCCGTCCATGAGCTGCTGGTAGTAATGGACATTGGCCCAGGTGAGCAGCATTGCGCCGAGCATCTCGCCCGCCTTGATCAGATGGTGCAGATAGGCGCGCGAATAGTCGCGGGCAGCAGGACAGTCGCTCTCCTCGTCGAGCGGACGCGGATCGTCGGCATGACGGGCATTGCGCAGGTTGATGCGGCCGCGCCGTGTATAGGCCTGGCCGTGGCGTCCCGCCCGTGTCGGCATCACGCAGTCGAACATGTCGATGCCGCGCATCACCGACAGCAGGATGTCCTCCGGGGTCCCGACGCCCATGAGATAGCGGGGCCGGTCGGCAGGCAGCGCGGGAACGGTCACGTCGAGCGTCTCCAGCATGACCGCCTGCGGTTCGCCGACCGCGAGTCCGCCGACCGCATAGCCATCGAAACCGATGTCGACGAGGCCGGCGGCCGAGCGCAGGCGCAGGGCCGGCACCGTTCCACCCTGAACGATCCCGAACAGGGCGCGGGAGGAATCGGAGCCGAACGCCCGCTTCGAGCGCTCCGCCCATCTGAGCGACAGCTCCATCGCCCGCTCGGCCTCGGCGTCGGCGCATGGCAGCGCAACGCATTCGTCGAGCTGCATGGTTATGTCGGCGCCGAGCAGCCGCTGGATCTCCACCGAACGCTCCGGGCTGAGCCTGTGCTCGCTGCCGTCGAGATGCGAACGGAAGATGACGCCGTCCTCGGTCAGCTTCCGCAGGCTTGACAGCGACATGACCTGGAAACCGCCGGAATCGGTGAGGATCGGCCGCGGCCAATTCATGAAGCGGTGCAGTCCGCCGAGTTCCGCGACCCGCTCGGCGCCGGGCCGCAGCATCAGATGATAGGTGTTGCCGAGAACGATGTCGGCGCCGGTCGCCCGCACCGTCTCCGGGAACATCGCCTTGACTGTGGCAGCCGTGCCGACCGGCATGAACGCCGGCGTTCGCACAGCGCCGCGATGGAAGGCCAGAGTGCCCAGCCGGGCGGCGCCGTCCCTGGCATGGATGCTGAAGCTGTGCGGAACGTTCATTCGGTCGGCCCCGGAAACAGCAGGCAGGCATCGCCATAGGAGTAGAAGCGATAGCCCGACTCGATGGCGTGCGCATAGGCCCGCCGCATCGTCTCCAGCCCGGAGAAGGCCGAAACCAGCATGAACAATGTCGAGCGCGGCAGGTGGAAGTTGGTCAACAGCACGTCAACTGCGCGGAACCGGTAGCCCGGTGTGATGAAGATGTCGGTTGGCCCCGAGAACGGCCGGACTCGCCCATCCTCCGAGGCTGCCGATTCCAGCAGGCGCAGCGAGGTCGTGCCGACCGCGACGATGCGCCCGCCAGCCGCCCGCATCCGGTTGATCAATTCGGCCGCCGCAGGCGTGACGGAACCGATTTCCGCATGCATGCGATGCGCCGCGGTATCGTCGGCCTTGACCGGCAGGAAGGTGCCTGCGCCGACATGCAGGGTGACGCCGACACGGCCGATCCCGCGCTGGTCCAACGCGGCGAGCAGTCGGTCGGTGAAGTGCAGACCGGCGGTCGGGGCGGCGACCGACCCCTCCACGCGGGCGAAGATCGTCTGGTAGTCGACGGCGTCGCGCTCGTCCACGGGTCTGCGCGCTGCGATGTAGGGCGGCAGCGGCAGCTCGCCGAGCTCGGCAATCGCCTGGTCGAGCGCGGGACCGTGGAAGGAAAAGGAAAGCGTCACCTCGCCGCCCTCGCCCTTCGCCTCGACCACCGCGTCGAGCATGCCGAGCAGGCACACGCGCCCCTCGCCGCCGAAGCGGACGACGTCGCCCGGCTGCAGCTTGCGGGCCGGCTTGACGAATGCCTGCCAGCGCGAGCCGTCGAGGCGCATGTGCAGCGTCGCCTCGATCTTCGGCTTGGTACCGCCGCGCCCGATCCTGCGCCCGTGCAGCCGCGCCGGGATGACACGGGTGTCGTTGAACACGAGCAGGTCGCCGGACGCCAACAGACGCGGCAGGTCGAGGACGCCGCAATCCTCGAGCTCCGGTATCGCGCCGGGGCGCACCGCGAGCAATCGCGCCGCATCGCGCGGCTCCGCCGGACGCAGGGCGATGCGCTCCTGCGGAAGCTCGAAATCGAACAGGTCGACGCGCATTCTTTCCTGCCCGGCCGACCGGCCGCAACGCCCGGCGAGCCGCGGCGGCTGTTCCGCGGCTTTCGCCGTTCAATTCAGATCCGCCGCGACCTTCATCGAGACGATGCTGTCGGGATCGCGCACGGGCTCGCCGCGCTTGATCTTGTCGACGTTCTCCATGCCCTCGATCACCTTGCCCCAGACCGTGTACTGACGGTCCAGGAACGGTGCGTCCTCGAAGCAGATGAAGAACTGGCTGTCGCCGGAGTCCGGATTGGCGGCACGCGCCATCGAGGCGGTCCCGCGCTTGT is a genomic window containing:
- the queA gene encoding tRNA preQ1(34) S-adenosylmethionine ribosyltransferase-isomerase QueA; translated protein: MRVDLFDFELPQERIALRPAEPRDAARLLAVRPGAIPELEDCGVLDLPRLLASGDLLVFNDTRVIPARLHGRRIGRGGTKPKIEATLHMRLDGSRWQAFVKPARKLQPGDVVRFGGEGRVCLLGMLDAVVEAKGEGGEVTLSFSFHGPALDQAIAELGELPLPPYIAARRPVDERDAVDYQTIFARVEGSVAAPTAGLHFTDRLLAALDQRGIGRVGVTLHVGAGTFLPVKADDTAAHRMHAEIGSVTPAAAELINRMRAAGGRIVAVGTTSLRLLESAASEDGRVRPFSGPTDIFITPGYRFRAVDVLLTNFHLPRSTLFMLVSAFSGLETMRRAYAHAIESGYRFYSYGDACLLFPGPTE
- the tgt gene encoding tRNA guanosine(34) transglycosylase Tgt, which gives rise to MNVPHSFSIHARDGAARLGTLAFHRGAVRTPAFMPVGTAATVKAMFPETVRATGADIVLGNTYHLMLRPGAERVAELGGLHRFMNWPRPILTDSGGFQVMSLSSLRKLTEDGVIFRSHLDGSEHRLSPERSVEIQRLLGADITMQLDECVALPCADAEAERAMELSLRWAERSKRAFGSDSSRALFGIVQGGTVPALRLRSAAGLVDIGFDGYAVGGLAVGEPQAVMLETLDVTVPALPADRPRYLMGVGTPEDILLSVMRGIDMFDCVMPTRAGRHGQAYTRRGRINLRNARHADDPRPLDEESDCPAARDYSRAYLHHLIKAGEMLGAMLLTWANVHYYQQLMDGIRAAIAAGRLADHAEAIRRAWAAGDIPPRG
- a CDS encoding DUF4864 domain-containing protein — its product is MVDSQSMFRVRAWRRWLLVVAGAVMFASVSATASAEKNRDATDVQHIIADQIAAFAAGDSARAFAHAAPSIQMRFRTPAIFMRMVEQGYEPVFRPRSFAFADFTAEGNRALQMLEVVGPDGAFWVAVYTLEKQPDGTWRISGCYLRPGTGA